A single genomic interval of Salvelinus sp. IW2-2015 unplaced genomic scaffold, ASM291031v2 Un_scaffold3141, whole genome shotgun sequence harbors:
- the LOC112075409 gene encoding uncharacterized protein codes for MDISLTISLMRGQMGTVIERAVSAAVETVLGEMLRVVGIKFDELKMEVIAKEKEAENIRQLLEISRSQMKTMRKHMNALGENAHGATYQTYRTAFGHSDPRRIHGSSEAALSSGLPQPPRRTVPNNNQIPTTNGNLQARNRVTITVPSENMVRATQPSDNLVRATHPSDNLVXATQPSDNLVXATQPSDNLVRATQPSDNLVRATQPSDNLVRATQPSDNLVRATQPSDNLVRATQPSDNMVTVRATSTSFDSHDDLTTVISQTLEDRTLTPTVSAMNSSSEHLEPLKEEHPAPLDPEVSDESQRREEEEECQAEWTISTQPPETSTDPGAQLVLSPPRTDGADCSARSVLPPSQLLSQFQVKEEEAEVEIICIKQEPEEVETLLINLAAESFSQGNLLDRQTQGNLLLDSHRTIPGSQSQRDRRAPRPPQSQRTSAENTPFTSADSCSYGLSKAVMSGGSCSRHGASDGPKT; via the exons ATGGATATCAGTCTAACAATTTCACTAATGCGGGGCCAGATGGGTACGGTGATAGAGAGAGCGGTTAGCGCCGCTGTTGAGACTGTGTTGGGGGAGATGCTTAGAGTGGTCGGCATTAAATTTGACGAGCTGAAGATGGAAGTAATAGCTAAAGAGAAAGAGGCGGAGAACATAAGACAGTTGCTGGAGATATCCCGATCTCAGATGAAGACAATGCGGAAACACATGAACGCTCTGGGTGAGAACGCACACGGTGCCACTTATCAGACCTACCGGACAGCATTCGGCCATTCTGATCCCCGCAGAATTCACGGTTCCTCCGAGGCCGCACTGTCCTCGGGTTTACCACAGCCGCCGAGAAGGACGGTTCCAAACAACAACCAAATCCCCACTACAAATGGAAACTTACAGGCAAGGAATCGAGTCACCATCACRGTACCCTCTGAGAATATGGTCAGGGCCACCCAACCGTCTGATAACTTGGTCCGGGCCACCCAYCCSTCTGATAACTTGGTCKGGGCCACCCAGCCCTCTGATAACTTGGTCKGGGCCACKCAGCCCTCTGATAACTTGGTCCGGGCCACCCAGCCCTCTGATAACTTGGTCCGGGCCACCCAGCCCTCTGATAACTTGGTCCGGGCCACCCAGCCCTCTGATAACTTGGTCCGGGCCACACAGCCCTCTGATAACTTGGTCAGGGCCACCCAACCCTCTGATAATATGGTAACCGTTAGGGCCACGTCAACATCCTTTGACAGTCACGATGATCTGACAACTGTGATCTCCCAGACTCTGGAGGACCGGACATTGACACCCACTGTCTCTGCAATGAATAGTTCATCAGAGCATCTGGAACCTTTGAAAG AGGAGCACCCAGCCCCCCTTGACCCCGAGGTGTCTGATGAGagccagaggagggaggaggaagaagagtgtCAGGCTGAGTGGACCATAAGTACACAGCCACCAGAGACKAGCACAGACCCTGGGGCCCAGCTGGTCCTCTCCCCACCCAGGACTGACGGAGCAGACTGCTCTGCCAGGAGTGTACTGCCACCCTCCCAGCTCCTGTCCCAGTTCCAAGTGAAAGAGGAGGAAGCTGAGGTGGAGATCATCTGTATCAAACAGGAACCAGAGGAGGTGGAGACCCTGTTGATAAACCTGGCTGCTGAAAGCTTCTCTCAGGGCAACCTTTTAGACAGGCAGACTCAGGGAAACCTCCTCCTGGACAGTCACAGGACAATCCCAGGCTCTCAGAGCCAGAGGGATAGGAGAGCACCCCGTCCACCACAGAGCCAGAGGACCTCAGCAGAGAATACACCCTTCACCTCAGCCGACTCTTGTTCAT atGGGCTGTCCAAGGCAGTGATGTCAGGAGGGAGTTGCTCCCGCCATGGTGCGTCCGATGGCCCAAAGACCTGA